The following coding sequences are from one Nicotiana tomentosiformis chromosome 3, ASM39032v3, whole genome shotgun sequence window:
- the LOC104102235 gene encoding uncharacterized protein isoform X4, with protein sequence MNACDICGVLRHPLVKNCAGSKENAVGGICKDSGASVMAKSLFASLLLQKPKKAVNFEAQNYSFKTEDCFNLYKPGNMCGHFHDLHTAFCSQSHCKIDIVPFKFDPQSPDDSVLSGIIPSRLRPKADTDKVLQLNVPSNNKQLSTEVKKDLAAEGHPSSYTSLAKDDLKDSDSSSKTRGNDGVTSNLNDMSISSKPRSVDTRKSDSATSSSKNKPQKGVQPPQKEDNFNQLNLAIVGHVDSGKSTLSGRLLHLLGRISQKEMHKYEKEAKLRGKGPFAYAWALDESAEERERGITMTVGVAYFNTKCYRVVLLDSPGHRDFVPNMISGATQADAAILVIDASVGAFEAGIDATGGQTREHAQLIKSFGVDQIIIAVNKMDAAGYSKERFNAIKKQLGTFLRACKFKDSSVVWIPVSAMENQNLVTGPSEARLSSWFQGPCLLDAIDSLQLPQRDYSKPFLLPICDVVRAQSQGQVSICGKLERGALQTGNEVQVLLMPSREMATVRSLERDSQVCNSAKAGDSVTINLQGIDANHVMAGGVLCHPEFPVPVANHLELKVLILDNSIPILIGSQLEFLVHHVKEAARVVRILSLIDPKTGKETKKSPRCLLAKQNAIIEVVLQGMVCIDEHSNCKALGRVSLRSSGRTVALGLVTRIIVKKE encoded by the exons ATGAATGCATGTGATATATGTGGAGTGCTTCGTCATCCATTGGTCAAAAATTGTGCCGGCAGCAAAGAAAATGCAG TTGGTGGCATATGTAAAGATTCTGGAGCATCTGTAATGGCGAAGTCTCTGTTTGCATCGCTGCTGCTTCAGAAACCAAAAAAGGCTGTAAATTTTGAAGCACAGAATTACTCTTTTAAGACTGAAGACTGCTTTAACCTCTACAAGCCTGGAAATATGTGTGGACATTTTCATGATTTACACACAGCTTTTTGCTCTCAAAGCCATTGCAAGATTGATATAG TACCTTTCAAGTTTGACCCCCAGTCTCCAGATGATTCAGTACTGAGTGGAATAATACCATCCAGATTACGTCCCAAAG CTGATACTGACAAGGTCTTACAGTTAAATGTCCCATCAAATAACAAACAACTAAGTACTGAAGTTAAAAAAGATTTGGCTGCTGAAGGGCATCCAAGCTCATACACATCATTAGCAAAAGATGATTTGAAGGATAGTGATTCTTCCTCGAAAACTAGGGGAAATGATGGTGTTACAAGCAACTTGAACGATATGTCTATATCATCAAAGCCTCGCAGTGTGGATACTAGAAAGAGTGACAGTGCAACATCAAGCTCAAAGAATAAGCCTCAGAAAGGTGTACAGCCTCCTCAAAAAGAAGATAACTTCAACCAGTTAAATCTTGCAATT GTTGGCCATGTGGATTCTGGGAAGTCAACACTGTCAGGAAGGTTGCTACACCTTTTGGGGCGGATTTCCCAGAAAGAAATGCACAAATATGAAAAAGAGGCCAAGCTACGA GGAAAAGGGCCGTTTGCTTATGCTTGGGCATTGGATGAGAGTGCTGAAGAAAGAGAGAGGGGAATAACTATGACAGTGGGCGTTGCTTACTTTAACACAAAATGTTACCGTGTTGTTCTGCTTGATTCTCCAGGTCACAGGGACTTTGTCCCAAATATGATATCAGGGGCAACACAAGCAGATGCAGCAATTCTTGTAATTGATGCTTCAGTAGGTGCATTTGAAGCAGGTATTGATGCTACTGGAGGTCAGACGAGGGAGCATGCACAACTTATCAAAAGCTTTGGGGTGGATCAGATTATAATTGCTGTTAACAAAATGGACGCAGCGGGATACTCCAAAGAACGATTTAATGCAATTAAGAAACAATTAGGCACATTTCTCCGTGCTTGTAAGTTTAAAGATTCTTCAGTAGTATGGATTCCCGTAAGTGCCATGGAAAACCAAAATTTGGTGACAGGTCCATCAGAAGCACGGTTGTCATCCTG GTTCCAAGGTCCTTGCCTATTGGATGCAATAGACTCTCTCCAACTTCCTCAAAGAGATTATTCGAAGCCATTCTTATTGCCGATATGTGATGTTGTAAGGGCACAGTCTCAAGGACAAGTGTCAATATGCGGTAAGTTGGAGAGGGGAGCTCTTCAAACTGGAAATGAG GTCCAGGTTTTACTTATGCCATCAAGAGAAATGGCAACGGTGCGTTCTTTGGAACGTGATTCTCAGGTTTGTAACAGTGCAAAAGCAGGAGACAGTGTCACTATCAACCTACAAGGTATTGATGCAAATCACGTGATGGCGGGGGGTGTCTTGTGCCACCCTGAATTTCCTGTTCCAGTTGCAAATCATTTGGAACTGAAGGTTCTCATCCTGGACAATTCCATTCCAATTTTAATTGGCTCTCAG TTGGAGTTTCTTGTACACCACGTTAAAGAGGCTGCACGAGTTGTGAGGATTTTGTCATTGATTGATCCAAAGACCGGAAAGGAGACCAAGAAATCACCTCGATGTCTTCTGGCAAAGCAGAATGCTATCATTGAG GTGGTTTTGCAAGGAATGGTTTGCATCGACGAGCATTCTAATTGTAAAGCTCTCGGAAGGGTCTCCCTCAGGTCATCTGGAAGAACCGTTGCTCTTGGTCTGGTGACTAGAATTATAGTGAAGAAGGAATAA